The following proteins come from a genomic window of Edaphobacter sp. 4G125:
- a CDS encoding bestrophin family protein: MIVRDRLPLKRIWPQAWKRLLVLLIFDCTVAIVYSIFHHEWISLNGLPIAPLASALTIFLAFRTNAAYGRWWEARQLWGQQVNTSRALAVQFLTMLDDETEDPHRIPLRNSLVLHHITFTHALRCHLRRQTALPEVRTLLGEDAARELSVYKNLPAGLVLRMGNLLRQARNEGMLDSFRWTKINENLTVLTNIQGALERIKNTPLPRQFDYLPSILVDVFCWLLPLGLVEGLGLMTPIASVLISFMFIAADLMSREISNPFENTIHDIPMTALSRTIELNLREQMEEIDRERGWTGGARYRRSRPITDVQPVDGFVF; encoded by the coding sequence ATGATCGTTCGAGATCGATTACCGTTGAAGCGAATCTGGCCGCAAGCCTGGAAGCGCCTGTTGGTATTGCTTATCTTCGATTGCACGGTAGCCATTGTTTATTCCATCTTTCATCATGAATGGATCTCTTTAAATGGCTTGCCGATTGCGCCTTTGGCCTCAGCTCTGACCATCTTTCTCGCCTTCCGCACAAATGCGGCGTACGGTCGATGGTGGGAGGCCCGCCAGCTCTGGGGGCAGCAGGTGAACACCTCTCGCGCTCTTGCGGTGCAGTTTCTAACGATGTTGGACGATGAGACAGAAGACCCGCACCGTATTCCCTTACGGAACTCCCTTGTCCTGCACCACATCACCTTTACGCACGCATTAAGATGCCATCTACGAAGACAGACCGCGCTACCTGAGGTGCGAACACTATTAGGCGAAGACGCTGCCCGCGAGTTGAGTGTCTACAAAAACCTTCCCGCCGGACTTGTGTTGCGAATGGGTAACCTGCTCCGGCAGGCGCGCAATGAGGGCATGCTGGATAGTTTCCGCTGGACAAAGATTAATGAAAATCTCACCGTATTGACCAACATCCAAGGCGCTCTCGAGCGCATCAAGAATACGCCATTGCCCAGGCAGTTTGACTACCTTCCCAGTATTCTGGTCGATGTTTTCTGCTGGTTATTGCCACTGGGGTTGGTTGAGGGATTGGGACTAATGACTCCCATCGCCAGCGTTTTGATCAGCTTTATGTTTATCGCTGCAGACCTGATGAGTCGCGAGATCTCAAACCCATTTGAGAACACGATTCACGATATCCCGATGACGGCACTCTCACGCACGATTGAACTCAACTTGCGAGAGCAGATGGAAGAGATCGATCGTGAGCGAGGCTGGACGGGAGGCGCGAGATATCGTCGCTCGCGACCAATTACAGATGTTCAACCTGTTGACGGATTTGTGTTTTAG